In Dyadobacter sp. CECT 9275, the following proteins share a genomic window:
- a CDS encoding sugar phosphate isomerase/epimerase family protein, whose translation MSSRRDFIRQTSGVLAVSLGSGVTERPVARDAFQLGMAGYTFHKFSLDQTLEMMKRVDVRNLCIKDFHLPLNSTSDEISAFFQKLKQAGVTGYAVGPIGDDDTDIEGAFDYASRVGAQLIVGIPALKDIPEIEKKVKKYNVRYAIHNHGPDEKRYTDALSVYNLIKNTDPRMGICLDIGHDIRFGSDPVADLKKYADRIFDIHLKNVTAASAAGRAVELGRGVIHIPALVGALRQIRYSGMCSLEYEKDMEDPLVGIAESVGYFKGVCAK comes from the coding sequence ATGTCTTCAAGAAGAGATTTTATCAGGCAAACCAGTGGCGTATTGGCGGTGAGCCTGGGTTCCGGAGTAACCGAACGGCCCGTTGCCAGGGATGCGTTTCAGTTAGGTATGGCGGGCTATACTTTTCATAAATTCAGCCTCGATCAGACCTTGGAAATGATGAAGCGGGTGGATGTCAGGAATCTGTGTATCAAGGACTTTCACCTTCCCTTAAACAGTACTTCCGATGAGATATCCGCATTCTTTCAAAAATTGAAACAAGCCGGCGTGACAGGCTACGCCGTTGGACCGATCGGTGATGACGACACAGATATTGAAGGGGCTTTTGATTATGCGTCCCGGGTAGGTGCTCAACTTATCGTAGGAATCCCTGCCCTGAAAGATATTCCGGAGATCGAAAAAAAGGTAAAGAAATACAATGTCCGCTACGCGATACACAACCATGGTCCCGACGAAAAACGCTATACCGACGCGCTTTCGGTCTATAACCTGATCAAAAATACGGACCCCCGAATGGGGATCTGCCTGGACATCGGGCATGACATACGTTTTGGAAGCGACCCGGTGGCGGACCTGAAAAAGTATGCCGACAGGATCTTCGATATTCATCTTAAAAATGTGACTGCAGCTTCCGCAGCGGGCAGGGCGGTTGAACTGGGGCGAGGTGTCATACATATTCCCGCATTGGTTGGTGCACTAAGACAAATCAGATACAGTGGCATGTGCAGCCTGGAATACGAAAAAGATATGGAGGACCCGCTGGTGGGAATCGCCGAGTCGGTCGGTTATTTCAAGGGTGTCTGTGCGAAATAG
- a CDS encoding TolB family protein — translation MTESENLKKTKPAFFLRKAFSMFFLLGLVFKTHGQKIPDCLIGYTELRTNLPGGRQPNVNTMRAAVVGANGKGRRQLANQLISDPNTMTQFAGWSPDGKLAIIGSGWKSPENARWEEENKSFRNTEGNMRYDSYLFDIERNTLTSPTQVDRVSYSNTGLFFWPGDSAKLGFTALINNISHPFKMDRDGRNKVDLTRSIDGFTYGFSASKDGRYVAYHKDYQVYIAKSDGSDARRIETGNHFNFAPQWSPDGRYLLFVSGERNTSCDPYLVDFDGPNPVKLADRNGYKGSIEFLDVFDYHEGSSDVPVWSADGKSVFYTAILENAVELFQIYPGQRPVRLTHSEPGTLHYHPKPSPDGKWLLYGSKRKGVRQLFMMELKGQAERQITKMKEGTAAMWPHWQPVR, via the coding sequence ATGACAGAATCGGAAAATTTGAAAAAAACTAAACCAGCGTTTTTCCTGCGGAAGGCATTCAGCATGTTTTTTCTGTTAGGTCTGGTTTTCAAAACACATGGTCAGAAAATCCCGGATTGCCTGATCGGTTACACAGAATTGCGAACCAATCTGCCGGGTGGCAGACAGCCAAATGTGAACACCATGCGGGCTGCTGTGGTCGGGGCTAATGGCAAAGGAAGGAGACAGCTTGCAAATCAACTGATTAGTGATCCCAATACGATGACCCAGTTTGCAGGCTGGTCGCCAGATGGGAAATTGGCTATTATCGGCAGCGGATGGAAGAGTCCCGAAAATGCACGGTGGGAAGAAGAAAACAAAAGTTTCCGGAATACGGAAGGAAATATGCGTTATGACTCCTATCTGTTCGATATCGAAAGGAACACCCTCACAAGTCCCACGCAAGTGGATCGGGTCAGTTACTCCAATACAGGACTATTTTTCTGGCCCGGAGACTCAGCTAAACTGGGTTTCACTGCACTGATCAACAATATTTCGCATCCTTTTAAAATGGATCGTGATGGCAGAAACAAAGTCGATCTGACCCGTTCGATAGACGGATTTACCTATGGATTCAGTGCTTCGAAAGACGGGAGATATGTAGCCTATCATAAAGATTATCAGGTATATATTGCCAAATCGGATGGATCCGATGCGCGCAGGATCGAAACGGGAAACCATTTTAATTTTGCACCACAATGGTCCCCGGATGGCCGGTATTTGCTGTTCGTCTCCGGAGAACGCAACACCAGCTGCGATCCGTATCTGGTAGACTTCGATGGACCAAATCCGGTCAAACTCGCTGACCGGAACGGTTACAAGGGATCGATCGAATTTTTGGACGTGTTCGACTACCATGAAGGGAGCAGCGATGTTCCGGTCTGGTCTGCGGATGGGAAGTCCGTTTTTTATACTGCCATTTTGGAAAACGCAGTTGAGCTCTTTCAGATTTATCCCGGCCAGCGACCAGTCAGGCTTACGCATTCGGAGCCAGGTACGCTTCATTATCATCCCAAGCCTTCACCTGATGGAAAGTGGCTTTTGTACGGATCGAAAAGAAAAGGAGTCAGACAGCTTTTCATGATGGAATTGAAAGGTCAGGCCGAGCGGCAGATTACAAAAATGAAAGAAGGAACTGCCGCGATGTGGCCGCACTGGCAACCTGTAAGATGA
- a CDS encoding beta-L-arabinofuranosidase domain-containing protein has protein sequence MTQRIIKYLLLGASWCSGFEGFSQVSRTVIGDLVKPEVRDVFLPVDASRIKVGGEMGRRISITEHDNLESLHLEKYFIEPFHNKKRSEGFVGTGMLIDAVTKMAAHSMDPKTIRIKNQLVDQLIATQEQDGYIGMFIKPQRMWVLWDVHEMSYITFGLLTDYQLFGNKKSLDAATRTADYIMANWAKMPAGWEKNTGVNLFEAMTGLDRAMLTLYRLTGNRKYLDFSLQQKKLKDWNLDIEIGRRLGLNGHVYGFLGMCLSQLELYRLNTDRQLLSQTNKAIDFLTNGNGAVVSGAVGQWEAWTNDQDGENALGETCASAYQIRVYENLFRLFGESRFGDLMERTIFNTLFAAQSPEGAQIRYYAPLVGPRKYFQEEGYCCPNNYRRIVSELPFMIYYRGAGAGRNGVSINLYTASSASIDLPSVGRVKLEQQTDYPNNGKVIIRVSPSKAASFALNLRIPAWAKTARISINGSGWTGKVQAGSQAVIERKWSAGDEVVLEMPMEPRLVRGRQRQAGRVAIMRGPVLFCLNPDRNPGVDKPNKEVDPSANLNGFDLGRMVLDPASISEVEKDNTIRPDGISLKIKAWREGWTMGPGSNPTDMELLLTEFSDPGGRATYFRLADLSAAVDDELFMGK, from the coding sequence ATGACACAACGAATTATCAAATATCTGTTACTGGGCGCATCGTGGTGTAGCGGTTTTGAAGGGTTTTCACAAGTTTCCAGGACAGTCATCGGGGATTTGGTTAAACCGGAAGTCCGGGATGTATTTCTGCCTGTCGATGCGAGCCGGATAAAGGTGGGCGGCGAAATGGGCAGGCGTATCAGTATTACGGAACATGACAATCTGGAAAGTCTGCACCTCGAAAAGTATTTTATTGAACCGTTCCATAACAAAAAACGCTCCGAGGGCTTTGTGGGAACCGGCATGCTGATCGACGCCGTAACTAAAATGGCTGCCCATTCCATGGACCCGAAAACCATCCGTATCAAGAATCAGCTGGTGGATCAGCTGATTGCAACGCAGGAGCAGGATGGATACATCGGCATGTTTATAAAACCGCAGCGCATGTGGGTGCTTTGGGACGTGCACGAAATGAGCTATATTACTTTTGGTTTACTGACAGATTATCAATTGTTTGGAAATAAAAAATCACTTGATGCCGCCACCAGAACAGCCGACTATATTATGGCCAACTGGGCAAAAATGCCTGCCGGTTGGGAGAAGAATACGGGCGTGAATCTGTTCGAGGCCATGACCGGACTGGATCGTGCCATGCTGACGTTGTACCGCCTGACGGGCAACAGGAAGTACCTGGATTTTTCTTTGCAGCAAAAGAAGCTGAAAGACTGGAACCTGGACATTGAAATCGGCCGCCGGCTCGGACTGAACGGCCATGTATATGGTTTTCTGGGCATGTGTCTGTCACAGCTTGAACTTTACCGGCTCAATACTGACCGTCAGTTGCTTAGCCAGACCAACAAGGCAATTGATTTTCTCACGAATGGTAATGGTGCCGTTGTATCCGGAGCGGTTGGGCAGTGGGAGGCCTGGACAAATGATCAGGATGGGGAAAATGCATTGGGGGAGACCTGCGCATCCGCATATCAGATCCGGGTTTACGAAAATCTTTTCCGGCTTTTCGGAGAATCAAGATTCGGCGATCTGATGGAAAGGACGATCTTCAATACGCTGTTTGCCGCCCAGTCGCCCGAAGGCGCCCAGATCCGTTATTACGCGCCGCTGGTTGGTCCCCGCAAATACTTTCAAGAGGAAGGTTATTGCTGCCCTAACAACTACCGGAGAATTGTGTCAGAACTCCCCTTCATGATCTATTACCGGGGTGCAGGGGCAGGCCGGAATGGTGTCAGCATCAACTTATATACTGCTTCTTCGGCCAGCATTGATCTGCCGTCTGTGGGGCGTGTAAAGCTCGAACAACAAACGGATTACCCTAACAATGGCAAAGTCATAATCAGGGTTTCTCCCTCGAAAGCAGCATCCTTTGCATTGAATTTAAGAATTCCTGCATGGGCAAAAACCGCCAGGATTTCGATAAACGGTTCCGGCTGGACCGGGAAAGTGCAGGCCGGCAGCCAGGCAGTGATAGAAAGAAAATGGTCGGCGGGAGACGAAGTGGTGCTGGAGATGCCCATGGAGCCGCGACTCGTCAGGGGACGTCAGCGCCAGGCGGGGCGCGTTGCAATCATGCGGGGACCTGTTCTTTTTTGCCTCAATCCGGATCGGAATCCCGGCGTGGACAAACCCAACAAAGAGGTTGATCCGTCCGCTAACCTGAATGGCTTTGACCTGGGGCGTATGGTACTGGATCCCGCATCGATAAGCGAGGTTGAAAAAGATAATACCATTCGTCCGGATGGCATCTCGTTAAAAATCAAGGCCTGGCGAGAAGGCTGGACGATGGGTCCTGGAAGTAATCCCACAGACATGGAACTGTTGCTGACCGAATTCAGCGATCCGGGCGGTAGGGCAACGTATTTCCGTCTGGCAGATCTCAGCGCGGCTGTTGATGATGAATTGTTTATGGGGAAGTGA